One window of the Jatrophihabitans sp. genome contains the following:
- a CDS encoding MarR family transcriptional regulator, which produces MSTAPPRLAPIFRSDTQLHILGATYLEPERHFTIPELVERSRRPQPTVAREVERLVEAGLLETELRSGRRSVWANTISPIFNELHSILLKTIGPKAVLETQLRGLLGVDRALIYGSWARRYHGQPGPLPQDVDLMVVGSADVDAIRREADSASRKLSRDVNVTVLTADEWDTSPTGFVRHLRSEPLVELDLRG; this is translated from the coding sequence GTGAGTACAGCTCCGCCTCGGCTTGCGCCGATCTTCCGCAGCGACACGCAGCTGCACATCCTTGGCGCCACTTACCTAGAGCCAGAGCGCCACTTCACGATCCCTGAACTCGTCGAGCGATCCCGCCGTCCGCAGCCTACAGTCGCGCGCGAGGTCGAGCGGCTCGTCGAGGCCGGCCTGCTCGAGACCGAATTGCGCAGCGGCCGACGCAGCGTCTGGGCAAACACGATCTCTCCCATCTTCAATGAACTCCACTCGATCCTGCTCAAGACCATCGGACCGAAGGCTGTCCTGGAAACCCAACTTCGCGGGCTGCTCGGTGTCGATCGCGCGCTAATCTACGGCTCATGGGCGCGCCGTTACCACGGCCAACCAGGCCCACTTCCCCAGGACGTCGACCTCATGGTCGTCGGCAGCGCAGACGTTGACGCGATCCGCAGGGAAGCCGACAGCGCCTCCCGCAAGCTCAGCCGTGATGTCAACGTCACGGTGCTGACCGCGGACGAGTGGGACACCAGCCCGACCGGATTCGTCAGGCACCTCCGGTCCGAGCCGCTGGTCGAACTGGACCTGCGGGGATGA
- a CDS encoding cytidine deaminase codes for MRMLEAPVGEDGSLQGEDAKLVTLARATRARTGAAQGAAVRDTDGRTYAAASVALPSLRLSALQVAVAMAVSAGAPGLEAAVVLSAGAEGDPAGAAAVAELTPAAVVYAVDERGRLPA; via the coding sequence ATGAGGATGCTTGAGGCGCCGGTCGGTGAGGACGGCTCGCTGCAGGGCGAGGACGCCAAGCTGGTGACCCTGGCCCGCGCCACCCGGGCCCGCACCGGCGCGGCCCAGGGCGCGGCCGTGCGCGACACCGACGGGCGCACCTACGCGGCGGCGAGCGTGGCGCTGCCCTCGCTTCGGCTGTCGGCGCTGCAGGTGGCGGTGGCGATGGCGGTCTCCGCCGGCGCGCCGGGCCTGGAGGCAGCGGTGGTGCTGTCCGCCGGCGCCGAAGGCGACCCGGCCGGTGCCGCGGCGGTGGCCGAGCTGACGCCGGCGGCGGTCGTGTACGCCGTCGACGAGCGCGGCCGGCTGCCTGCCTGA
- a CDS encoding hemolysin family protein — protein MSGLYLVLLIVALLLVPVAGALAAVDAALARVSVARVEEEYVREGRRGAVSLSKVLNDRARHTNLILLLRVAAELTATVFATVVATSEWGTNWPVVLLTVAVMVVVSYVLIGVGPRTLGRQHVYPVALAGAGPVLWLGRVFGPLASLLILLGNALTPGKGLRDGPFSSEVEIRELVNLAESRGVVERGEREMIQSVFDLGDTIAREVMVPRTEVVWIESTKTVPQALALALRSGFSRIPVVADNVDDVVGMVYLKDLVRRAQDQERARQTKLDEVMRPPTFVPESKPVDELLREMQAHYQHLAIVIDEYGGTAGLVTIEDILEEIVGEIRDEYDVERVPVEKLDDGSLRLTARLPVEDLGELFGVELPRGDDVETVGGLLAQLLGRVPIAGSSATAYGLQLTAESVGGRRNRIDTVLARRVEEVEDREDEDA, from the coding sequence ATGAGCGGGCTCTATCTGGTGCTGCTGATCGTGGCGCTGCTGCTGGTGCCGGTTGCCGGAGCCCTGGCGGCGGTCGACGCCGCGCTGGCCCGGGTGTCGGTCGCCCGGGTCGAGGAGGAGTACGTCCGCGAGGGCCGGCGTGGCGCGGTGTCGCTGTCCAAGGTGCTCAACGACCGGGCCCGGCACACCAACCTGATCCTGCTGCTGCGGGTCGCGGCCGAGCTCACCGCCACCGTGTTCGCCACCGTGGTGGCCACCTCGGAGTGGGGCACCAACTGGCCGGTGGTGCTGCTGACCGTCGCGGTGATGGTGGTGGTCTCCTACGTCCTGATCGGGGTGGGCCCGCGCACCCTGGGCCGTCAGCACGTCTATCCGGTGGCGCTGGCCGGCGCCGGTCCGGTGCTCTGGCTGGGCCGGGTCTTCGGCCCGCTGGCCTCGCTGCTGATCCTGCTGGGCAACGCGCTCACCCCGGGCAAGGGCCTGCGTGACGGCCCGTTCTCCTCCGAGGTCGAGATCCGCGAGCTGGTGAACCTGGCGGAGTCGCGCGGCGTCGTGGAGCGCGGCGAGCGGGAGATGATCCAGTCGGTCTTCGACCTCGGTGACACGATCGCCCGCGAGGTGATGGTGCCGCGCACCGAGGTGGTCTGGATCGAGAGCACCAAGACCGTGCCGCAGGCGCTGGCGCTGGCGCTGCGGTCAGGTTTCAGCCGGATTCCGGTGGTGGCCGACAACGTCGACGACGTCGTGGGGATGGTGTACCTCAAGGACCTGGTGCGCCGCGCCCAGGACCAGGAACGGGCCCGGCAGACCAAGCTCGACGAGGTGATGCGGCCGCCCACCTTCGTGCCGGAGTCCAAACCGGTCGATGAGCTGCTGCGCGAGATGCAGGCCCACTACCAGCATCTGGCCATCGTCATCGACGAGTACGGCGGCACCGCCGGCCTGGTGACGATCGAGGACATCCTGGAAGAGATCGTCGGTGAGATCCGCGACGAGTACGACGTCGAGCGGGTGCCGGTGGAGAAACTGGATGACGGTTCGCTGCGGCTGACCGCCCGGCTGCCGGTGGAGGACCTCGGCGAGCTGTTCGGGGTCGAGCTGCCCCGCGGCGACGATGTCGAGACGGTCGGCGGGCTGCTGGCCCAGCTGCTCGGCCGGGTGCCGATCGCCGGCTCGTCGGCCACCGCCTACGGCCTGCAGCTCACCGCCGAGAGCGTGGGCGGGCGCCGAAACCGGATCGACACGGTGCTGGCCCGCAGGGTGGAAGAGGTCGAGGATCGCGAGGATGAGGATGCTTGA
- the ybeY gene encoding rRNA maturation RNase YbeY, whose product MSIEVNNESGVRVDERAISSAARYVLDSLGINPLAELSILVVDEAAMSTLHKQWLDLDGPTDVMAFPMDTLDDKPGLETDPGPSLLGDVILCPSVAAKQAEEAGHSTDAELFLLTTHGVLHLLGYDHGEPEDEREMFDLQSRLVTGWAEATGRGPIRTPLPGTAGQKRG is encoded by the coding sequence ATGAGCATTGAGGTAAACAACGAGTCCGGCGTGCGTGTCGACGAGCGGGCGATCAGCTCGGCCGCCCGGTACGTGCTGGACTCCCTCGGCATCAACCCGTTGGCAGAGCTGTCCATCCTGGTGGTCGACGAGGCAGCCATGTCGACGCTGCACAAGCAGTGGCTGGACCTGGACGGCCCGACCGATGTGATGGCCTTTCCGATGGACACCCTCGACGACAAGCCAGGGCTCGAGACCGACCCCGGCCCGTCGTTGCTCGGCGATGTGATCCTGTGCCCGTCGGTCGCGGCCAAGCAGGCCGAGGAGGCCGGGCACAGCACCGACGCCGAGCTGTTCCTGCTGACCACCCACGGCGTGCTGCACCTGCTCGGCTATGACCACGGCGAGCCCGAGGATGAGCGCGAGATGTTCGACTTGCAGTCCCGGCTGGTCACCGGTTGGGCCGAGGCCACCGGCCGCGGCCCGATCCGAACGCCGTTGCCCGGCACCGCCGGCCAGAAACGCGGCTAG
- a CDS encoding PhoH family protein, whose translation MVPGKLSMVGLLGPRDELLKLMEARLDSEIHVRGNEITVTGEPGDNALAIRLFEELVQLMQSGHDLTADSVGRTLGILQADTEQRPAEVLSLNILSRRGKNIRPKTVNQKRYVDSIDEHTIVFGIGPAGTGKTYLAVAKAVQALQAKRVNRIILTRPAVEAGERLGFLPGTLNDKIDPYLRPLMDALHDMLDPESVPRLLQAGTIEVAPLAYMRGRTLNDAFVILDEAQNTTPEQMKMFLTRLGFGSKIVVTGDITQVDLPNGSKSGLRVVRDILSDVEDIEFAYLDSKDVVRHQLVGNIVEAYSKYDDAS comes from the coding sequence GTGGTCCCTGGGAAGCTGTCGATGGTGGGCCTGCTCGGACCGCGTGACGAGCTCCTGAAGCTCATGGAAGCGCGACTGGACTCCGAGATCCATGTGCGCGGCAACGAGATCACGGTGACCGGTGAACCCGGCGACAACGCTCTGGCCATCAGGCTCTTCGAGGAGTTGGTTCAACTTATGCAGTCCGGACACGACCTGACCGCGGACTCGGTGGGCCGCACGCTCGGCATCTTGCAGGCCGACACCGAGCAGCGGCCGGCCGAGGTGCTCAGCCTGAACATCCTGTCCCGGCGCGGCAAGAACATCCGGCCCAAGACGGTGAACCAGAAGCGCTACGTCGACTCCATCGACGAGCACACCATCGTCTTCGGCATCGGCCCGGCCGGCACCGGCAAGACCTACCTGGCGGTGGCCAAGGCGGTGCAGGCCCTGCAGGCCAAGCGTGTCAACCGGATCATCCTGACCCGGCCGGCGGTCGAGGCCGGCGAGCGCCTGGGCTTTCTGCCCGGCACCCTCAACGACAAGATCGACCCGTACCTGCGCCCGCTGATGGACGCCTTGCACGACATGCTCGATCCCGAGTCGGTGCCCCGGCTGCTACAGGCCGGCACCATCGAGGTCGCGCCGCTGGCCTATATGCGCGGGCGCACCCTCAACGACGCGTTCGTGATCCTGGACGAGGCCCAGAACACCACGCCCGAGCAGATGAAGATGTTCCTGACCCGGCTCGGTTTCGGGTCAAAGATCGTGGTCACCGGTGACATCACCCAGGTGGACCTGCCCAACGGCTCCAAGTCCGGGCTGCGGGTGGTCCGCGACATCCTCAGCGACGTCGAGGACATCGAGTTCGCCTATCTCGACTCCAAGGACGTCGTGCGCCACCAGCTGGTGGGCAACATCGTCGAGGCGTATTCCAAATACGACGACGCGAGCTAG
- a CDS encoding HIT domain-containing protein, giving the protein MVEDCLFCKIVAGEVPATVVLSGADWLAFEDIGPKAPVHVLVVPKRHLADIGELGSDPAVAAAVVAGIGAVARHLGLSAYRTVFNTGAAAGQSVFHAHAHVLGGRDLGWPPG; this is encoded by the coding sequence ATGGTCGAAGACTGCCTGTTCTGCAAGATCGTCGCCGGCGAGGTGCCGGCCACCGTGGTGCTCTCCGGCGCCGACTGGCTGGCCTTCGAGGACATCGGGCCGAAGGCGCCGGTGCACGTCCTGGTGGTGCCCAAGCGGCACCTGGCCGACATCGGTGAGCTGGGCTCCGACCCGGCGGTCGCGGCGGCGGTGGTCGCCGGCATCGGCGCGGTGGCCCGGCATCTGGGCCTGTCGGCCTACCGGACGGTGTTCAACACCGGCGCGGCGGCCGGCCAGTCGGTCTTTCACGCGCACGCCCATGTGCTCGGCGGGCGCGACCTGGGCTGGCCGCCGGGCTGA
- a CDS encoding 16S rRNA (uracil(1498)-N(3))-methyltransferase, which yields MTPPLFLVPGLGDGDTIVLSGAEAHHAATVKRLAVGEQALLADGRGGLAEVRASQVSSDRVVFQVLSRTSLPPAEPRLVVVQALPKGERAELAVELLTELGVDEIVPWSAARSIGQWKGDRVAKGLAKWQRAAQAAAKQSRRARIPEVSELAGSDQVADRVAAAGLALLLHEEADEPLSRLSVPAGGELLLVVGPEGGLTPDELALFTGRGGRPVRLGAEVLRTSTAGAAALAVLSVALGRWG from the coding sequence GTGACGCCGCCGCTGTTCCTGGTACCCGGGCTCGGCGACGGCGACACCATCGTGCTGAGCGGCGCGGAGGCTCATCACGCGGCCACGGTGAAGCGGCTGGCGGTGGGGGAGCAGGCGCTGCTGGCCGATGGCCGCGGTGGCTTGGCCGAGGTCCGGGCCAGCCAGGTGAGCTCTGACCGGGTGGTGTTCCAGGTGCTGTCGCGCACCTCGCTGCCCCCTGCTGAGCCGCGGCTGGTGGTGGTGCAGGCGCTGCCCAAGGGCGAGCGGGCCGAGCTGGCGGTGGAGTTGCTGACCGAGCTGGGCGTGGACGAGATCGTGCCGTGGTCGGCTGCCCGCTCGATCGGCCAGTGGAAGGGTGACCGGGTGGCCAAGGGCCTGGCCAAGTGGCAGCGGGCGGCGCAGGCGGCGGCCAAGCAGAGCCGCCGGGCCCGGATTCCCGAGGTGTCGGAACTGGCCGGCAGCGACCAGGTGGCCGACCGGGTCGCTGCCGCCGGGTTGGCGCTGCTGCTGCACGAGGAGGCGGATGAGCCGCTGAGCCGTCTCAGCGTTCCGGCCGGCGGCGAGCTGCTGCTGGTGGTGGGTCCCGAGGGCGGCCTGACGCCGGACGAGTTGGCGCTGTTCACCGGCCGCGGCGGTCGGCCGGTGCGGTTGGGGGCGGAGGTGCTGCGGACCTCGACCGCCGGCGCCGCCGCGCTGGCGGTGCTGTCGGTGGCACTGGGCCGGTGGGGCTGA
- the dnaJ gene encoding molecular chaperone DnaJ yields the protein MAGTVRNYYGMLNVGSDATAEEIKRAYRKLARELHPDVNPDPQAQNRFKEVTTAYEVLSDPEKRRIVDLGGDPLATAGAGNGNPFGAGFGGFGDIFETFFGGAAGGARGPRSRVRQGADALLRIELSMADMAFGVQKDIAVETAVTCQTCHGDGCAPGTRPRTCDTCGGRGEVQSMQRSLLGPVMTSRSCPTCGGTGQQIPSPCLSCSGEGRVRARRTISVDVPGGIEDGMRIRMTGQGEVGPGGGPAGDLYIEVTEQPHETFTREGSDLHCTLAVPMTAAALGTELTLTTLDGEERVEIRPGTQSGAVITLRGKGVPRLRSTTRGDLHVHVEVRTPTRLDDAQEKLLRELAELRNEDIGMGGNRGGLFSKVRDAFGTR from the coding sequence GTGGCAGGTACCGTCCGGAATTACTACGGGATGCTCAACGTCGGCAGCGACGCGACGGCAGAAGAGATCAAGCGCGCGTACCGCAAGCTCGCCCGTGAGTTGCACCCTGACGTCAACCCGGACCCGCAGGCGCAGAACCGGTTCAAAGAGGTCACCACCGCCTACGAGGTGCTGTCGGACCCGGAGAAGCGCCGGATCGTCGACCTGGGCGGTGACCCGCTGGCCACCGCCGGCGCGGGCAACGGCAACCCGTTCGGGGCCGGTTTCGGCGGCTTCGGCGACATCTTCGAGACCTTCTTCGGGGGTGCGGCCGGCGGCGCCCGCGGCCCGCGCAGCCGGGTGCGCCAGGGTGCTGACGCGCTGCTCCGGATCGAGCTGAGCATGGCCGACATGGCCTTCGGCGTGCAGAAGGACATCGCCGTCGAGACGGCGGTCACCTGCCAGACCTGCCATGGCGACGGCTGCGCCCCGGGAACCCGGCCGCGGACCTGTGACACCTGCGGTGGCCGGGGCGAGGTCCAGTCGATGCAGCGCTCGCTGCTCGGGCCGGTGATGACCAGCCGGTCCTGCCCGACCTGCGGCGGCACCGGCCAGCAGATCCCGTCACCCTGCCTGAGCTGTTCCGGCGAGGGCCGGGTGCGGGCCCGCCGGACCATCTCGGTCGACGTCCCGGGCGGCATCGAGGACGGCATGCGGATCCGGATGACCGGCCAGGGCGAGGTCGGCCCGGGCGGCGGTCCCGCCGGTGACCTCTACATCGAGGTCACCGAGCAGCCGCACGAGACCTTCACCCGCGAGGGCTCGGACCTGCACTGCACGCTGGCGGTGCCGATGACCGCCGCGGCGCTGGGCACCGAGCTGACCCTGACCACCCTGGACGGCGAGGAGCGGGTCGAGATCCGGCCCGGGACGCAGTCCGGAGCGGTGATCACGCTGCGTGGCAAGGGAGTGCCCCGGTTGCGCAGCACCACCCGGGGCGACCTGCACGTCCACGTCGAGGTGCGCACCCCGACCCGGCTCGATGACGCGCAGGAGAAGCTGCTGCGCGAGCTCGCCGAGTTGCGCAACGAGGACATCGGCATGGGCGGCAACCGCGGCGGGCTGTTCTCCAAGGTCCGCGACGCCTTCGGCACCCGCTGA
- the hrcA gene encoding heat-inducible transcriptional repressor HrcA, which yields MNVEERKLEVLRAIVEDFIATNEPVGSKAIVDRHNLGVSPATIRNDMAALEDEGLIHQPHTSAGRVPTDAGYRIFVDRLTSLKPLSAAERRAIEKFLDTAVDLDGVLQNAVRALAQLTRNVAVVQYPSLSRSRVRHMETVLLSPSRLMLVLITDTGRVEQRVVELPGPVEPDDVAELRTTLNAKLRDKRLAEAPAIVSELPAAVPGHLSGLVGILSAVLLEALVEHPSERVVLAGSANLTERSLDFPAIRPVLEALEEQVVLLRLLDQQSSTTGQVLVRIGGENSYEGLQTTSVVSAGYGPSGMSLGGVGVLGPRRMDYAHTMARVAAVARYVGDLLAEG from the coding sequence ATGAACGTAGAGGAACGCAAACTCGAGGTGCTGCGCGCGATCGTCGAGGACTTCATCGCCACCAACGAGCCGGTCGGCAGCAAGGCGATCGTCGACCGGCACAACCTGGGCGTGTCGCCCGCCACGATCCGCAACGACATGGCGGCCCTGGAGGACGAGGGCCTGATCCACCAGCCGCACACCTCGGCCGGCCGGGTGCCGACCGACGCCGGGTACCGGATCTTCGTCGACCGGCTGACCTCGTTGAAGCCGCTGTCGGCGGCCGAGCGGCGGGCGATCGAGAAGTTCCTGGACACCGCGGTGGATCTGGACGGGGTGCTGCAGAACGCGGTCCGGGCGCTGGCCCAGCTGACCCGCAACGTGGCCGTGGTGCAGTACCCGTCGCTGTCGCGCTCCCGGGTCCGGCACATGGAGACGGTGCTGCTGAGCCCGTCCCGGCTGATGCTGGTGCTGATCACCGACACCGGACGGGTGGAGCAGCGGGTCGTCGAGCTGCCCGGGCCGGTCGAGCCCGACGACGTCGCCGAGCTGCGCACCACCCTCAACGCCAAGCTGCGTGACAAGCGGCTGGCCGAGGCGCCGGCGATCGTGTCCGAGCTGCCCGCCGCGGTGCCGGGGCACCTGAGCGGCCTGGTGGGCATCCTGAGCGCGGTGCTGCTGGAGGCTTTGGTCGAGCACCCGTCCGAGCGGGTGGTGCTGGCCGGCTCGGCGAACCTGACCGAGCGCTCGCTGGACTTCCCGGCGATCCGGCCGGTGCTCGAAGCCCTGGAGGAGCAGGTGGTGCTGCTGCGGCTGCTGGACCAGCAGTCCAGCACCACCGGCCAGGTGCTGGTGCGGATCGGTGGCGAGAACAGCTACGAGGGGCTGCAGACCACCTCGGTGGTGTCGGCGGGTTACGGCCCCAGCGGCATGTCGCTCGGCGGGGTGGGAGTGCTCGGGCCGCGCCGGATGGACTACGCCCACACCATGGCCAGGGTGGCCGCGGTGGCCCGCTACGTCGGGGATCTGCTGGCCGAGGGCTGA
- a CDS encoding type II toxin-antitoxin system VapB family antitoxin, producing the protein MIFKAVRDSRPYPDHKLSTRDWANVAPRPVRLDELTTTKRELALDKLLDEDSTFYGDLFPHAVQWDGELYLEDGLHRAVRAALQQRHTLHVRVLDLDELRPKKRP; encoded by the coding sequence GTGATCTTCAAGGCGGTACGGGACAGCAGGCCCTACCCCGACCACAAGTTGTCCACCCGCGACTGGGCGAACGTCGCGCCCAGGCCGGTGCGACTGGACGAGCTGACCACCACCAAGCGCGAGTTGGCGCTGGACAAGCTGCTCGACGAGGACTCCACCTTCTACGGCGACCTGTTCCCGCATGCCGTGCAGTGGGACGGCGAGCTCTACCTCGAGGACGGCCTGCACCGGGCGGTCCGGGCGGCCCTGCAGCAGCGGCACACCCTGCACGTCCGGGTGCTCGACCTGGACGAGCTGCGTCCCAAGAAGCGCCCCTGA
- the hemW gene encoding radical SAM family heme chaperone HemW — protein MPSALPLGDPAPSSGRLTETALLSLRAQPLGFYVHVPFCASRCGYCDFNTYTAQELGPGVSQGSYADTVLAEIRLARTVLPASAPPVSTVFFGGGTPTLLPAEHLGLVLAEIGAEFGLAPDAEVTTEANPESVTPAYLAKLRAAGFTRISLGMQSAVGHVLAVLERQHRPQRAVQAVAEARAAGFTHVNLDLIYGTPGETDTDWQASLDAAIGSGADHVSAYALIVEDGTALARKVASGAVPAPDDDVLADRYLQADDTLAAGGFSWYEVSNWARTSEARSRHNQLYWAGANWWGAGPGAHSHIGGTRWWNVKHPSRYTAALDAGRSPAAGRETLDERARLTERLMLQVRMVQGLRLDTLPGAATRHAEQCLSWGLAEREPLARGRLVLTQRGRLLADAVVRDLLDVLQR, from the coding sequence ATGCCATCCGCACTGCCGCTCGGCGATCCGGCGCCGTCCAGCGGTCGCCTGACCGAGACCGCGCTGCTGAGCCTGCGCGCCCAGCCGCTCGGCTTCTACGTGCACGTGCCGTTCTGCGCGAGCCGGTGCGGCTACTGCGACTTCAACACCTACACCGCCCAGGAACTGGGCCCCGGGGTCAGCCAGGGCTCCTACGCCGACACGGTGCTGGCCGAGATCAGGCTGGCCCGCACCGTGTTGCCGGCCAGCGCGCCGCCGGTCTCGACGGTGTTCTTCGGGGGCGGCACGCCCACCCTGCTGCCGGCCGAGCACCTGGGCCTGGTGCTGGCCGAGATCGGGGCGGAGTTCGGGCTGGCGCCCGACGCCGAGGTCACCACCGAGGCCAACCCCGAGTCGGTGACGCCGGCCTACCTGGCCAAGCTGCGGGCAGCCGGCTTCACCCGCATTTCGCTCGGCATGCAGTCAGCCGTCGGGCACGTGCTGGCGGTGCTGGAACGCCAGCACCGGCCACAGCGGGCGGTGCAGGCGGTGGCCGAGGCCCGGGCGGCGGGATTCACCCACGTCAACCTCGACCTGATCTACGGCACGCCGGGGGAGACCGACACCGACTGGCAGGCATCACTGGACGCCGCGATCGGCTCGGGTGCTGACCATGTCAGCGCCTACGCCCTGATCGTCGAGGACGGCACCGCGCTGGCTCGCAAGGTTGCCTCCGGCGCGGTGCCGGCCCCGGACGACGACGTGCTGGCCGATCGTTACCTGCAAGCCGATGACACGCTGGCCGCCGGCGGCTTCAGCTGGTACGAGGTGTCGAACTGGGCCCGGACGTCCGAGGCCAGGTCCCGTCACAACCAGCTGTACTGGGCCGGGGCGAACTGGTGGGGAGCGGGTCCCGGCGCGCACAGCCACATCGGCGGCACCCGGTGGTGGAACGTCAAGCACCCCTCCCGCTACACCGCGGCGCTGGACGCCGGCCGCAGCCCGGCAGCCGGCCGGGAGACCCTGGACGAGCGGGCCCGGCTGACCGAGCGGCTGATGCTCCAGGTGCGGATGGTCCAGGGCCTGCGGCTGGACACCCTGCCCGGGGCGGCCACCCGGCACGCCGAGCAGTGCCTGAGCTGGGGGCTGGCCGAGCGCGAGCCGCTGGCCCGCGGCCGGCTGGTGCTCACCCAGCGCGGCCGGCTGCTGGCCGACGCCGTGGTGCGCGACCTGCTCGACGTGCTCCAGCGGTAA
- a CDS encoding enoyl-CoA hydratase-related protein yields the protein MSTSSEAAGASSGTVGTVGYEVAESVARITLDAPQRRNALSADLLGQLRQRLDEAAADPRVRSVVLGHTGPVFSSGMDLTTVAGVAAEDQPIVAFPALLQRLWEFDKPVIAQVQGKARAGGIGLIAACDIAVGAEHADFAFTEVRLGLVPAVISVPVLPRVAPRPALELFLTGETFGADRAREIGLLNSVSDDVPAEVARYTAMLRLCEPAALAGVKQLLRRDRGSLSMAEELAEMSRLSAGYFASPQAQEGIAAFAAKRPPSWAAEAE from the coding sequence GTGAGCACCAGTTCAGAGGCTGCCGGCGCGAGTTCCGGAACGGTCGGCACGGTCGGATACGAGGTGGCCGAATCCGTGGCCCGGATCACCCTGGACGCCCCGCAGCGGCGCAACGCGCTATCGGCGGACCTGCTCGGCCAGCTGCGCCAGCGGCTGGACGAGGCAGCGGCGGACCCGAGGGTGCGCAGCGTGGTGCTGGGCCACACCGGCCCGGTGTTCTCCTCCGGGATGGACCTGACCACCGTGGCCGGCGTCGCCGCCGAGGATCAGCCGATCGTGGCGTTTCCCGCGCTGCTGCAACGGCTCTGGGAATTCGACAAGCCGGTGATCGCGCAGGTCCAGGGCAAGGCGCGCGCCGGCGGCATCGGCCTGATCGCCGCCTGCGACATCGCGGTGGGCGCCGAGCACGCCGACTTCGCGTTCACCGAGGTGCGCCTGGGCCTGGTGCCTGCGGTGATCTCGGTGCCGGTGCTGCCCAGGGTGGCGCCCCGTCCGGCGCTGGAGCTGTTCCTGACCGGTGAGACCTTCGGCGCGGACCGCGCTCGCGAGATCGGCTTGCTCAACAGCGTCAGCGACGACGTCCCGGCCGAGGTGGCGCGCTACACCGCGATGCTGCGGTTGTGCGAGCCGGCGGCGCTGGCCGGCGTCAAGCAGCTGCTGCGCCGGGACCGGGGCTCGCTGTCGATGGCCGAGGAACTCGCCGAGATGAGCCGGCTGTCGGCCGGCTATTTCGCCAGCCCGCAGGCGCAGGAAGGCATCGCGGCCTTCGCCGCCAAGCGGCCGCCGTCCTGGGCGGCAGAGGCGGAGTAA